From the genome of Amycolatopsis granulosa:
GGAAGATCGCCGAGGTCCAGTAGGACATCGAGTCGACCGGCAGGACGAGGTACCCGGCGACCGCACCGGCCGCGAAGGTCAGCCCGGCCACGAGTGCCGCCCTGCGGTCCCGGTTGAGCAGGAAGAACAGCAGGAACGCCAGCGGGGTCAGCTTGATCGCCGCGGCGATGCCGACCAGCAGGCCGCGCGGCCACCACGGCTGCTTGGCCAGGCAGTCGAGAAGCACGAGAGCCATCAGCACCATGTTGATCTGGCCGTAACCGAGGGTGTAGCGCATGGGCTGGAGGAACAGCAGCGCCGGCGCGAACACGATCCCGGTCAGCAACCACGCATACCGGTCGAGGCCGAGGGCCCGGAACACCATCAGCAGGCAGAGCGGGAGCGGCGCCACTATCAGCAGGGCGGTGAACAGCAGGCTCGCCACCGGGTAGGGCACCAGCGCGAGGGGAGTGAACGCCAGGCTCGCGAACGGGGTGTAGGTGAACCACAACTCGTTCACCAGCGTGTCGGCATACAGGGGGCCGTGGTTGAGCACGGTCCGCCCGGCCTCCTGGTAGACCGCGAGGTCCCCCTGGTTGCCCGGGTCGGTGGTCAGCACCTGCAGTACGGCGAGCACGTCCACGGCGACGACCGCGGCGACCAGCACCCGCCTGGCGGCCAGCAGCTCCGCGAGTAACCAGATCCCCCGTACCGAGGGATGCGCCCCTCGGACCCCAGCTTCGTTCACGGCCCCTACGACGCCGGGCGGCGGTCACTGTTGCGCGACAGTGATCATCCTCCCAAAAATCCCGCGCTGCGAGCTCGCCACTAGCCCAGGTCCAGCACCGCGGCCATCAGGGCCCGCAGCTCGCCCGCCAGACAGGGGCGCTGGTTGACCCGGCGGGTGCGGGACAGGTCGTTGGCGATGGTCAGCGCGGCGTGCACGGTGATTTTCGCTTCGCGGGGGTTCAGCGACGGCTGCGCCGCGCCCAGCAGGCCGACCCACTGGGCGACGTAGTCCCGCTGGATGCGCCGCAGCTCGGCGCTCTCCTCCTCGGCGTAGGTGACCGCGTCGGCGGAGAACGACACCGCCAGCTCGGCCGAACCGGTCAGCACCCGCACGTACGAGTCGATCAGCCCGCGCAGCGCTTCCGTCTCGTCGGCGCTGCCCAGCCGCACCCGCTCGGCGTCCAGCAGCAGCCGGTCGGCCGCACGGCGCGCGATCGCCCCCAGCAGGGCCGCCTTGCTGGAGAAGTGCCGGTACACGCTCGGTCCCGCGATGCCCGCCGCCGCCCCGATGTCCTCCATGCTCACCGCGTGGAAACCCGCGCGCTGGAACAGCTCCGCGGCCGCGGACAGGATCTGCTCGCGCCGCGAGACCACACCGACCCCCGGTGACGCGGCCGTGGGCGGATCCAGCACGTCCGGCAGCCGCACGTCCAGCACGCGGCGCGCCAGTGCCGCCAGCAGTTCGGCGAACCGTTTGCGCGCCACCGACGTCCGGTGCACCGAAACGCTGCCGAACACGCTCATCGCCGCCCAGCACAGCAGCTCCGCGTCCGCCGGTTCCAGGTCGTCGCGCACGTTCATGAGCTCCTTGGCCCACGCCGCCAGCAACGCCGCCGACCGCCGCCCGATCTCGCGCTGGTCCGCCGGCGCCAGGTGGCGGCCCTCCCACCGCCACAGCGCCGCCACGTCCCGCCGCTCCACCGACGCCTCCGCGATGCCCCGCAGCAGCCGGTCCACCTGCGCGCCGTCCGGCCGGCGCAGGCTGGACAGGGCGGCCGCGGTCGCCTCCTCCATCTCCCGCACGCCGCCGAGCAGCACATGCGCGAGGATCGCCTGCTTGTCCGCGAAGTGCCGGTACACGGCGGGCCCGGTGATGCCGGCGGCCGCCGCGATGTCGTTGATGCCCACGCCGTGGTAGCCGCGGGCGCGGAACAGCTCGGCCGCGAGGCCGGCGAGCTGGTCCTTGCGGTCGGGACGGCGGCGTGTACTCGACATGGTGATGCCACTCTAGCCGGAGTGAGAAGCGGCGCAAGCGGTTGACACCAGGGGATTCAGTAGGACTATGTTAGTGGCCATTAGCGTCAGACCCAGACGGATGCAGTAAGCAGGAAGGACCGTCGGTGTGAGCAACGAGGCATACATCTACGAGGCGATCCGGACGCCCCGTGGCAAGAACAAGGGCGGATCCCTGCACGGGGTCAAGCCGATCGACCTCGTGACCGGACTCATTCACGAGCTCCAGGCGCGGCACCCGGGCCTGGACCCGGCCGCGATCAACGACATCATCCTCGGTGTCGTCGCGCCGGTCGGCGACCAGGGCGGCGACATCGCCCGCGCTGCCGCGATGGCCGCCGGCCTGCCCGACACCGTCGCCGGTGTCCAGCTCAACCGCTTCTGCTCCTCGGGACTGGAGGCCGTCAACCAGGCCGCGGCCCGGGTGCGCTCCGGCTGGGAGAACCTGATCATCGCCGGAGGCGTCGAGTCGATGTCGCGCGTGCCGATGGGTTCCGACGGCGGCGCGATGTTCACCGACCCGGCCACCAACTACGACACCTACTTCGTGCCGCAGGGCATCGGCGCGGACCTCATCGCCACCATGGAGGGCTTCAGCCGCGAGGACGTCGACCGGTTCGCGGTCCGTTCGCAGGAGAAGGCCGAGGCGGCCTGGTCCGGCGGCTACTTCGCCAAGTCCGTGGTGCCGGTCAAGGACGTCAACGGCGTCACGATCCTCGACCACGACGAGCACCGCCGGCCCGGCACCACGCTGGAGAGCCTGGCCAAGCTCAAGCCGGCCTTCGAGGGGATCGGCGAGTTCGGCGGGTTCGACGCGGTCGCGCTGCAGAAGTACCACTGGGTCGAGAAGATCAACCACGTGCACACCGGCGGCAACTCCTCGGGCATCGTCGACGGGGCCGCACTGGTGCTGATCGGCGACGAGCAGGTCGGCAAGGACCTGGGCCTGACCCCGCGTGCCCGCATCACCGCGGCCGCGATCACCGGCTCCGACCCGACGATCATGCTGACCGGTCCGACCCCGGCCACCCGTAAGGTGCTCGACCTGGCCGGCCTCACCACCGACGACATCGACCTGTTCGAGCTGAACGAGGCGTTCGCGTCGGTCGTGCTCAAGTGGATGAAGGACCTGAAGCTGCCGGAGGAGAAGGTCAACGTCAACGGCGGGGCGATCGCGATGGGCCATCCGCTCGGCGCGACCGGTGCGATGATCCTCGGCACCATGGTCGACGAGCTGGAGCGGCGCCAGGCGCGGCGCGCGCTGCTGTCGCTGTGCGTCGGCGGCGGAATGGGTATCGCGACGATCATCGAGCGGGTGTGATCATGACCAACACTATTCGCTGGGACCAGGATTCCGACGGCATCGTCGTGCTCACCCTGGACGACCCCAACCAGTCGGCCAACACCATGAACGCCGACTTCCGCGAGTCCTTCGCGAACGCCGTCGAGCGTCTGGAGTCCGAACAGGACTCCATCAGCGGTGTGGTGCTGACCTCCGCGAAGAAGACCTTCTTCGCCGGTGGTGACCTGCGCGACCTGATCCAGGCCACGCCCGAGCAGGCGGCCGAGATCACCGAGCGCACCAACGAGATGAAGGCCCAGCTGCGCAAGCTGGAGACCCTCGGCAAGCCGGTCGTCGCGGCCATCAACGGTGCCGCGCTGGGTGGTGGCCTGGAGATCGCGCTGGCCGCGCACCACCGGATCGTCGCGGACGTGCCGGGCGCCGTCGTCGGCCTGCCCGAGGTGACCCTGGGCCTGCTTCCCGGTGGTGGCGGCATCGTGCGCACCGTACGGCTGCTCGGCATCCAGAGCGCGGTGCTGAACGTGCTGGTGCAGGGCCAGCGGCACAAGCCGGCCAAGGCGCTGGAGATCGGTCTCGTGCACGAGGTCGTGTCCACTGTGGACGAGCTGCTGCCCAGGGCCAAGGAGTGGATCAAGGCCAACCCCGGGGCCCAGCAGCCGTGGGACGTCAAGGGCTACAAGATGCCCGGCGGCACGCCGTCCAACCCGAAGTTCGCGGCCAACCTGCCGGCGTTCCCGGCGAACCTGCGCAAGCAGATCAAGGGCGCGCCGATGCCCGCGCCGCGTGCCATCCTGGCCGCCGCGGTCGAGGGCGCGCAGGTGGACGTCGAGACGGCGACGCGGATCGAGACCCGGTACTTCGTCAGCCTGGTCACCGGCCAGGTGGCGAAGAACATGACGAAGGCGTTCTTCTTCGACCTGCAGCACATCAACTCCGGCGGCTCCCGGCCCGACGGGTACGACAAGTACCAGGCGCGGAAGGTCGGTGTGCTCGGCGCGGGCATGATGGGCGCCGCGATCGCGTACGTGTCGGCCAAGGCCGGTATCGACGTCGTGCTCAAGGACGTGTCGCAGGAGGCGGCCGAGAAGGGCAAGGGCTACGCGGTCAAGCTCGAGGAAAAGGCCCTGTCCCGCGGCAAGACCACCAAGGAGAAGTCCGACGCGCTGCTGGCCCGCATCAAGCCGACGGCCGACCCGGCGGACTTCGCGGGTGTCGACTTCGTGATCGAGGCGGTGTTCGAAAGCCAGGAACTCAAGCACAAGGTCTTCGGCGAGATCGAGAACATCGTCGACCCGGACGCCGTGCTCGGCTCGAACACGTCCACGCTGCCCATCACCGGCCTCGCGCAGGGCGTGCAGCGGCAGGAGGACTTCATCGGCATCCACTTCTTCTCGCCGGTGGACAAGATGCCGCTGGTGGAGATCATCCGCGGGGAGAAGACCTCGGACGCCACCCTGGCGAAGGTCTTCGACTACACGCTGCAGATCAAGAAGACGCCGATCGTGGTCAACGACAGCCGTGGCTTCTTCACCAGCCGGGTGATCGGCACGTTCCTCAACGAGGCGGTCGCGGCGGTGGGTGAGGGTGTCGAGCCGGCGTCGATCGAGCAGGCGGGTTCCCAGGCCGGCTACCCGGCGCCGCCGTTGCAGCTGATGGACGAGCTGACGCTGACCCTGCCGCGCAAGATCCGGGAGGAGACGCGGGCGGCGATCGAGGCGGCCGGTGGTACCTGGCGGTCGCACGCGTCCGAAGCGGTCATCAACAGGATGATCGACGAGTTCGACCGCAAGGGCCGCTCCAGCGGTGCCGGTTTCTACGACTACGACGAGAACGGCAAGCGCGCCGGCCTGTGGCCCGGGCTGCGCGACGCGTTCAAGTCCGGCAGCGGCAACGTGTCGTTCAAGGACCTGCAGGAACGCATGCTGTTCGCGGAAGCCCTGGAAACGGTCCGGTGCTTCGACGAGGGCGTGCTGACCTCGGTGCAGGACGCCAACATCGGCTCGATCTTCGGCATCGGATTCCCGGCGTGGACCGGCGGTGTCATCCAGTACATCAACCAGTACGAGGGCGGCCTGCCCGGTTTCGTGGCGCGGGCACGCGAGCTGGCCGAGCGCTACGGTGACCACTTCCAGCCGCCGGAATCGCTCGTGAAGAAGGCCGAAGCCGGCGAGAAGTTCGAATAGGACGGACGACGAGGCGCCCTCCCCGCAACGGGGAGGGCGCCGTTGTCTTCTGCGCTTCGCACCGCTAGAGCAGGGGTGGCACCGCCGCGTCGATGAGGTGTGGGCCGGGTTCGGCGAGCGCGTGGCGGAACTGGTCGGCGAGTTCCTCGGCGGTGGTGGCCCTGGACGCGGGCACGCCCATGCCTTCCGAGATCCGCACGAAGTCGATGCCGGGCCGGGCGAGGTCGAGCAGGTCCTGCGCCTTCGGCCCGGCGGCCTCCGCGCCGACGCGCTGTAGTTCCATGCGCAGGATGGCGTACGCCTGGTTGTTCAGGATCACCGTCGTGACGTTCAGGTTCTCCCGTGCCATCGTCCACAGTGCCGAGATCGTGTACAGCGCGCTGCCGTCGGACTGGAGTGCGATGACGGGGCGGCCGGAGGCGGCGATGGCGGCACCCGTGGCGACCGGGAGTCCTTGCCCGATCGCACCGCCGGTCAGGGTGAGCACGTCGTGACGCGGGGCGCCCGCCGTGGCGCCCGGCAGCAGCAGCCCGGACGTGTTGGCCTCGTCGGAGATGATCGCGCCCTCCGGCAGCAGGGCGCCGATCACCTCGACCCAGTTCTGCACGGTGAGCGGGCCGCTCGGCAGGGCCGGGCGGGCCGGCTCCTGCAGGACCGGTTCGGTGCCGGGCGCGACCTCGTCCGCCAGTGCCTCCAGCGCCGCCACCACGTCCTGGTCCAGCTCCGCGAGGGTGTGCACCTGCGCGCCCTCCGGGACCAGGTCGCTCGGCTTGCCCGGGTAGGCGAAGAACGACACCGGAGCCCTGGTCCCGGCCACGATGACGTGCCGCACACCGTCCAGCTGCCACTGCACCTGCTCGGCCAGGTACGCCAGGCGCTCGATCGCGGGCAACCCGGCACCGCGCTCCAGCCGCGCCGGGAAGGTCTCCACGAACGGCTTCGCACCCGTCGCGGTCGCGATCCGGCTCAGCGCGCGCAGGCCGGCCTCGCGGCAGGCCGGGCCGCCCACCAGCACCGCCACCGGTTCTCCGGATCGCAGCACCTCCGCGACCGCCTGCACCGTGGTGTCACCGACGCGCTGGGGCGTGCGCGGCGGGACCGGTTTCACGGCGACCCCACCGTCGCCCCAGGACACGTCCGCGGGCAGGATCAGCGTGGCCACCTTGCCCGGCGCCTCCTGCGCCGCGGCCACGGCGAACGCCGCGTCCGCGCCCACGTCCGCCGAGTCGGCCGAGCGGCGCACCCAGCCCTCGAGCGAACCGGCGATCGCGTCGATGTCCGATTCCAGCGGCGCGTCGTACTTCTTGTGGTACGTCGCGTGGTCGCCGATCACGTTCACCACCGGCACGTGCCCGCGGCGGGCGTTGTGCAGGTTCGCCAGACCGTTGCCCAGGCCCGGCCCGAGGTGCAGCAGCGTCGCGGCCGGCTTGCCCGCGATCCGCGCGTAGCCGTCCGCCGCGCCGGTGACGACGCCCTCGAACAGGCCGAGCACGCCCCGCATCTCCGGCACGGAGTCGAGCGCGGCGACGAAATGCATCTCCGACGTGCCCGGGTTGGCGAAGCAGACGTCGACACCCGCGTCGACGAGCGTGCGGATCAGGGACTGCGCGCCGTTCATTCCACTCCTCGGTCGAACAGGACATCCGGGTTCAGGATGCCCTTCGGGTCGAACGCCTGCTTGATCCGGCGCAGCAACGCCACCTTGGCCGGGTCCTCGAGCGCGCGGAAGTGGTCCTTCTTCGCCTGCCCGATGCCGTGCTCACCGGAGATCGCCCCGCCCATCGCGATCGCCGCGGTGAAGATGTCGTGCAGCAACCGGTGCCGCTTCCCCGGGTCCTTGCAGAAGATTCCCATGTGGACGTTGCCGTCCCCGGCGTGCCCGCAGCCGAGTGCGCCCGCCTCGGCGGCGGTCGCGAGCTCCCGGACCTTCGCGAGGAAACCGGGCATCTCCGAGCGTGGCACGACGACGTCGATCACGTCGTCCGCACCGGCCGCCTTGGCCGTCCAGAACGCCTTCTCGCGCGCCTGGATGAGTTTGCGGGCCGAACCGCCGTCGAGCACGTAGACCTCCGAGGCACCCAGCTCGGCGAGCAACTCCGCGGCCAGTCCGACGTCGCCGTCCAGGCGATCGCCATCGCGGTTTTCCAGGCCGACCACCAGATACGCCTGCGTCGCGTCGCGGACCTCCGCGGGCACGCCCAGCTCCAGCTTCTCCGTGTAGCTGATCGCGGCCATCGTGAGGTTGTCGATGTATTCGAGGATGTTCGGTGTCAGGCCGCGCGCGATGACCTCCGGCACGGCGCGCATGACCTGGTCGAGGTCACCGAACGGGGCGAGCAGCGTCGCGGCGTGGGCCGGGCGCGGGTGGAGCTTGACGATCACCTCGGTGACCAGCGCGAGCGTGCCCTCGGAGCCGATGATCAGCTGGGTCAGGTCGTAGCCACTGGAGATCTTCGACGTCCTGCCGCCGGTGCGGATGATCTCACCGGTGGGCAGGACCGCTTGCAGGCCCACGATGTTGTGCCGGGCGACGCCGTACTTCACCGCGCGCATGCCGCCGGCGTTGGTGGCGGCGGTGCCGCCGACGCTCGCGCTGAGCTCGCCGGGGTGGACGGTGTAGGCGAGGCCGGCTCCGGCGGTCTTCTCGTCCAGTTCGGCGAGCGTGACGCCCGGCTGGACGACGGCGACCTGGTTGGCGGCGTCGACCTCGAGCACCGCGTTCATCCGCTCGAACGAGACGAGCAGGCCGCCCTCCCGCGGACGGGCCGCGCCGGACAGCCCGGTGCCGGCGCCGCGCGCCGTGACCGGAAGGTCGTGCTCGGCGGCGAGGGTCAGCAGCGCGGCGACCTCCTCGGCGGTGGCGGGTTTGGCCACGTACGCCGGTTTCGCCGGCTCGACGGTGAGGGATTCGTCCTTCGCGTAGTCGTCCGGGACGGCGTCCCCGGTGAGGAGGTTGCGTTCGCCGACGATCTCGGCGATCCGCCCGGTGACGTCGCCCATGACGTACCTCGTCCTTTCCTGCGCCTGCCGTTGCCCGCAGCGTAGTACGGGAGGACACCGAGCCGGAAGCGAAGACGATTCATGTTTCTTTACCCGGGGAACCCGGGCCGACGGGGGCGCGGGTGCGGGGCCGGTCCGCGCCAACGTCACCGGCCCCGCATCGTGAGACTGTCCCGGGTCAGACCAGCCAGCCGAGAACGTGCGCGAGACCGGCCAGGATGTTGGTGATGACGTCGTGGCCGTGGTGAACGTGCGCGGCAAACATTCTGAGGGGCTCCTTAGCGAAATCGAACTGTGAATCTGACTGCTTTCGAAAGCGTCGAAAGATTTTCAGCTTCGCCAGGGGGCTGTCAAACCGCGTGAAAGGCCAGGGGTCCCACCGGAAATCGTCGCGGAAAATCCGCCCAGCCTAAACATGTAACTCTTTCGGGTTTCACGGTGGGGGGTGAAAACGCTTGCCGTAGCACGGCCGGACGGGGCCACCTGGGCCGACGCTGATCTTGATCGGCGGCCCGGGTAGCGCCCGCCCGATCGGGTGAAGCTGTTGCCACGTAAGGTAATCCCCTAATGATCACGCTAACGAGTGACGGGGACCAGGGGATCAACCCCTAACGGCCGCAGGTCGCGGCTCACTCCGCGCGGGCGAAGGAAAGGGTTTCGCCCTCCACGCCGCGCAGCCACAGATCCTGGGCCGCCGCCGCCATCTCCGGCAGGCCTTCCACGATCGTGGCGAACACGTTGCCCGGAACCCAGCCCGCGTCCCCGTTGATCAGCAGGTTGTTCCGGCCGTAGAAGATGGCGAGATCGGTCGCACCCTGATCGCTGTGCGCCTCGCTGCTCTCCTCGTACCCGTATGCCGGGTTGCCGATTTCCCACGCCTCGAACCCGAAATAGACGACGTCGCCCGGGATCGGGGTGATGGTCGGGTTCTCCCGTCCCGGCTTCGGGTCGGCGAACGGCGGCACCAGCGTGTAGACCTCGTTGCGGGCGTACTTCGCGTGGTAGGCCGATCCGCTCTGCGGCAACGCGTCCCACACCGCCTGGCAGGTCCGCGGAGCCTCCGCGTCCAGCAGCACGGCTCGGCAGGACACGCCGCGCTTGTCGAGCGAGATGGTGATGTAACGGGCCAACGTGCCTCTCCCTACTTGGAACCGGTGACGGTCGCGACGGTCTCGGCCCAGATCGCGAGCGCGTCGTCGATCTGCTCGGCGGTGACCACGAGCGGCGGGATCATCCGCACGACGTTGGAGTAGGCGCCACAGGTGAGCAGCAGCAGCCCGCGCCGCGCCGCCTCCTGCTGCGCGGCCGCGGCCGTCGCGGTGTCCGGCGTTCCGTCCGCCTTGGTGAACTCCGACCCGACCAGCAGGCCCAGCCCGCGCACCTCGCCGATCTCCGGCGTCTTGTCGGCGATCAGCCGGGCGCCCTCGAGCAGCTGCGTGCCGCGTGCCGCCGCGTTCTCGACCAGGTTCTCCTCCTCGATCACGTCGAGGGTGGCCAGCGCCGCCGCGCACGACACCGCGTTGCCGCCGTAGGTGCCGCCCTGGGAACCGGGGAACGCCTTGCTCATCAGCTCCTTCGACGCCGCGATACCGGACAGCGGGAACCCGCTCGCCAGGCCCTTCGCGATCAGCACCACGTCCGGCCGCACCCCGAAGTGGTCGTGGCCCCAGAACCGGCCGGTGCGCCCGAACCCGGTCTGGATCTCGTCGACGACCAGCAGGATGCCGTGCTGGTCGGCGCGCTCCCGCAGCCCGGCCATGAACTCGGAGTTGGCCGGCACGTAGCCGCCCTCGCCGAGCATCGGCTCGATGAAGAACGCGGCCGTCTCGTGCGGCGCGCTGATGGTCTGGAAGAGGTAGTCCAGCTCGCGCAGCGCGAACTTCGTCGCCGTCTGCTCGTCCCAGCCGTAGTGGTAGGCGTAGGGGAAGGGTGCCACGTGCACGCCGCCCATGAGCGGCGAGATGCCCGCGCTGAACCGGGTGCCGGAGGTGGTCATGGTGGCCGCGGCGACCGTGCGGCCGTGGAACCCGCCCTGGAAGACGATCACGTTCGGGCGCCCGGTCGCCTGCCGGGACAGCCGCAGCGCCGCCTCGACGGCTTCGCTGCCCGAGTTGGCGAAGAACAACGAGTCCAAACCGGACGGCAGCACGTCGCCGAGCCGCTCGGTCAGCTTCAGCAGCGGCTGGTGCATCACGGTGGTGTACTGGCCGTGGATCAGCTTGCCGACCTGCTCCTGTGCCGCCTTGACCACCTTCGGGTGGCAGTGGCCGGTGCTGGTCACGCCGATTCCGGCGGTGAAGTCGAGGTGACGGTTGCCGTCGGTGTCGTAGAGGTAGGCGCCTTCGCCGTGCTCGACGACGACCGGAGTGGCCTGCTTGAGCAGGGGGGAGAGCTGGGCCATGACGGCGGAACTCCTAACGCGGAGTGAGCTTGTAGATTGTTGACAATCTGTCTAGCATGGCCCGTGGACAGGCGCAAGGTTGATCAGGAGGACTGATGGGCGAGCTGACCGAAACGGGTGTCGTGGAGGCCGTCGGCAAGGAGCTGTTCATCGGCGGGAAGTGGGTCCCGTCGAGCACCGGCCGGACCTTCGCGGTCGAGGACCCCGCCACCGGCCAGGTGCTCTGCGAGGTGGCCGACGCCTCGCCGGAGGACGGCAAGGCCGCCCTCGACGCCGCGGTCGCCGCCCAGGCCGACTGGGCGAAGACGGCGCCGCGTGAGCGCAGCGAGATCCTGCGCCGCGCCTACGAACTGCTCAATGCGCGCGTCGACGAGCTGGCGCTGCTGATGACCCTGGAGATGGGCAAGCCGCTCGCCGAGGCGAAGGGCGAGGTCGCCTACGCCGCCGAGTTCTTCCGCTGGTTCTCCGAGGAGGCCGTGCGCATCGACGGCGGCTACCAGGTCGCACCCAACGGAGCGGGCCGGTTCCTCGTCACCAAGCAGCCGGTCGGTCCGTGCCTGCTGATCACGCCGTGGAACTTCCCGATGGCGATGGGTGGCCGCAAGATCGGCCCGGCCATCGCCGCCGGCTGCACCATGGTGATCAAGCCCGCCGAGCAGACCCCGCTGTCGATGCTCGCGCTGGCCGCGATCCTGACCGAGGCGGGGCTGCCCGCGGGTGTCCTCAACGTCGTCACCACCAGCGACCCCGGTGGCGTGGTGGAGCCGATGATCAAGGACGGCCGCGCGCGCAAGCTGTCGTTCACCGGTTCCACCGCGGTGGGCCGCAAGCTGCTCGAACAGTGCGCCGACAAGGTGCTGCGCACGTCGATGGAGCTGGGTGGCAACGCGCCGTTCCTGGTCTTCGACGACGCCGATCTGGACGCGGCCGTCGAGGGTGCGATGCAGGCCAAGATGCGCAACATCGGCGAGGCGTGCACCGCGGCCAACCGGTTCTACGTGCAGCGCGGGGTGGCCGGGGAGTTCGCGCGCAGGCTGACCGAGCGGATGTCCGCGCTGCCGCTGGGCCGCGGCACCGAGCCGGGCGTGGTGGTCGGCCCGCTGATCGACCGGGACGCGGTCGCCAAGGTGACCGAGCTGGTGACCGACGCCGCGCAGCGCGGCGCGAAGGTGCTCACCGGCGGAGCCACTGTGGACGGTCCCGGCAACTTCTACCAGGCCACGGTGCTGACCGACGTGCCACGGGACGCCCGCATGGCGAGCGAGGAGATCTTCGGGCCGGTCGCGCCGATCAGCGTGTTCGACGACGAGGACGAGGCGGTCGCGGCCGCGAACGACACCGAGTACGGCCTGGTCAGCTACGTCTACACCAACGACCTCAAGCGGGCGCTGCGCGTGTCCGAGGCGCTCGAGGCCGGCATGATCGGGCTCAACCAGGGCATCGTGTCCAACCCGGCAGCGCCGTTCGGCGGGGTCAAGCAGTCCGGGCTCGGCCGCGAGGGCGGCACCGTCGGCATCGACGAGTTCCTCGAGACCAAGTACATCGCGGTGAGCCTGTGAGCACCTACCGGATCGCGAGCATCCCCGGGGACGGCATCGGGGTCGACGTCACCGCCGAGGCGCGCCGGGTCCTGGACCGGGCGGGCGAGCTGCACGGGTTCCGTCTGGAGTGGACGGAGTTCGACTGGAGCTGCGAGCGCTATCTGGCCACCGGCAGCATGATGCCCGACGACGGGATCGAGCAGCTGCGGCCGTTCGACGGGATCCTGCTCGGCGCGGTCGGGTTCCCCGGCGTGCCCGACCACGTGTCCCTGTGGGGGCTGCTGATCCCCATCCGGCGCGCGTTCGCCCAGTACGTGAACCTGCGGCCGGTGCGGTTGCTGCCCGGCACGCGGTCGGTGCTCGCCGGCCGGGAGGCCGACGAGCTGGAGATGGTGATCGTCCGGGAGAACACCGAGGGCGAGTACTCGCAGATCGGCGGGCGGCACAACGCCGGCCAGCCGGGCGAGTTCGCGGTGCAGCAGTCGATCTTCACGCGGGCCGGGGTCGAGCGGATCATCCGGTTCGCGTTCGAGCTGGCGCGGACCCGCACCGGCCGGGTCACGTCGGCGACGAAGTCCAACGGGATCATCCACACGATGCCGTTCTGGGACGAGGTGTTCGCCGAGGTCGCCGCCGGGTACCCGGACGTCCACAGTGAACAGACGCACATCGACGCGCTGGCCGCGCGCATGGTGCAGCACCCGGACCGCCTGGACGTCGTGGTCGGCTCGAACCTGTTCGGCGACATCCTCAGCGATCTGGCCGCCGCCGTGACCGGCGGGCTGGGCATGGCGCCGTCCGGCAACGTCAACCCGCCGGGCGAGTTCCCGTCCATGTTCGAGGCGGTGCACGGCAGCGCGCCGGACATCGCCGGTCAGGGCATCGCCAACCCGGTGGCGCAGATCCTCGCGGGTGCGATGATGCTCGA
Proteins encoded in this window:
- a CDS encoding glycosyltransferase 87 family protein, translating into MNEAGVRGAHPSVRGIWLLAELLAARRVLVAAVVAVDVLAVLQVLTTDPGNQGDLAVYQEAGRTVLNHGPLYADTLVNELWFTYTPFASLAFTPLALVPYPVASLLFTALLIVAPLPLCLLMVFRALGLDRYAWLLTGIVFAPALLFLQPMRYTLGYGQINMVLMALVLLDCLAKQPWWPRGLLVGIAAAIKLTPLAFLLFFLLNRDRRAALVAGLTFAAGAVAGYLVLPVDSMSYWTSAIFRTDHIGPVDIAGNQSLRGTIARPGTGLVWLDSTVWLLACLAVLVVAVLGMRRVLAQGQPAQAVVLNAFAALLVSPISWSHHWVWFTPAIVVHAVLGLRGGDRTMIRLALAGALVAVAPSIDAVTNAVLRISPFVLYAGVTLVLAAWPRADHESAASPFGGRRDRGRASRIDSEFLGQPPAEPVSDHAPAVG
- a CDS encoding TetR/AcrR family transcriptional regulator; this translates as MSSTRRRPDRKDQLAGLAAELFRARGYHGVGINDIAAAAGITGPAVYRHFADKQAILAHVLLGGVREMEEATAAALSSLRRPDGAQVDRLLRGIAEASVERRDVAALWRWEGRHLAPADQREIGRRSAALLAAWAKELMNVRDDLEPADAELLCWAAMSVFGSVSVHRTSVARKRFAELLAALARRVLDVRLPDVLDPPTAASPGVGVVSRREQILSAAAELFQRAGFHAVSMEDIGAAAGIAGPSVYRHFSSKAALLGAIARRAADRLLLDAERVRLGSADETEALRGLIDSYVRVLTGSAELAVSFSADAVTYAEEESAELRRIQRDYVAQWVGLLGAAQPSLNPREAKITVHAALTIANDLSRTRRVNQRPCLAGELRALMAAVLDLG
- a CDS encoding acetyl-CoA C-acetyltransferase, which gives rise to MSNEAYIYEAIRTPRGKNKGGSLHGVKPIDLVTGLIHELQARHPGLDPAAINDIILGVVAPVGDQGGDIARAAAMAAGLPDTVAGVQLNRFCSSGLEAVNQAAARVRSGWENLIIAGGVESMSRVPMGSDGGAMFTDPATNYDTYFVPQGIGADLIATMEGFSREDVDRFAVRSQEKAEAAWSGGYFAKSVVPVKDVNGVTILDHDEHRRPGTTLESLAKLKPAFEGIGEFGGFDAVALQKYHWVEKINHVHTGGNSSGIVDGAALVLIGDEQVGKDLGLTPRARITAAAITGSDPTIMLTGPTPATRKVLDLAGLTTDDIDLFELNEAFASVVLKWMKDLKLPEEKVNVNGGAIAMGHPLGATGAMILGTMVDELERRQARRALLSLCVGGGMGIATIIERV
- a CDS encoding 3-hydroxyacyl-CoA dehydrogenase NAD-binding domain-containing protein, with the translated sequence MTNTIRWDQDSDGIVVLTLDDPNQSANTMNADFRESFANAVERLESEQDSISGVVLTSAKKTFFAGGDLRDLIQATPEQAAEITERTNEMKAQLRKLETLGKPVVAAINGAALGGGLEIALAAHHRIVADVPGAVVGLPEVTLGLLPGGGGIVRTVRLLGIQSAVLNVLVQGQRHKPAKALEIGLVHEVVSTVDELLPRAKEWIKANPGAQQPWDVKGYKMPGGTPSNPKFAANLPAFPANLRKQIKGAPMPAPRAILAAAVEGAQVDVETATRIETRYFVSLVTGQVAKNMTKAFFFDLQHINSGGSRPDGYDKYQARKVGVLGAGMMGAAIAYVSAKAGIDVVLKDVSQEAAEKGKGYAVKLEEKALSRGKTTKEKSDALLARIKPTADPADFAGVDFVIEAVFESQELKHKVFGEIENIVDPDAVLGSNTSTLPITGLAQGVQRQEDFIGIHFFSPVDKMPLVEIIRGEKTSDATLAKVFDYTLQIKKTPIVVNDSRGFFTSRVIGTFLNEAVAAVGEGVEPASIEQAGSQAGYPAPPLQLMDELTLTLPRKIREETRAAIEAAGGTWRSHASEAVINRMIDEFDRKGRSSGAGFYDYDENGKRAGLWPGLRDAFKSGSGNVSFKDLQERMLFAEALETVRCFDEGVLTSVQDANIGSIFGIGFPAWTGGVIQYINQYEGGLPGFVARARELAERYGDHFQPPESLVKKAEAGEKFE